One Thermococcus kodakarensis KOD1 genomic window carries:
- a CDS encoding archaemetzincin family Zn-dependent metalloprotease, translated as MRVILIVPIGYIPEWLIKDVAEFVDSYYSRRGVSVKAGDSLSESLFLSAYHPFRRQFLGGAFLPTLSEIGRRAGALATVGITKVDLYEKGMNFVFGVASEKLRSAVVSIHRLRPEFYGRPSNDELLIERTVKEVMHELGHVFGLSHCPNVRCVMHFSNSVDDTDIKLPYYCPNCERKLLRNLEVVL; from the coding sequence GTGCGCGTGATACTCATAGTCCCCATCGGCTACATCCCGGAATGGCTCATAAAGGATGTGGCTGAATTCGTGGATTCCTACTACTCACGAAGGGGAGTTTCCGTTAAAGCTGGCGATTCCCTAAGCGAGAGCCTGTTTCTATCAGCGTATCATCCATTCCGGCGTCAGTTCCTAGGTGGTGCGTTTCTACCCACGCTTTCCGAGATTGGAAGGAGAGCAGGAGCGCTGGCCACAGTGGGCATCACAAAGGTTGACCTCTACGAAAAGGGCATGAACTTCGTCTTTGGTGTAGCCAGTGAAAAGTTGAGGAGTGCCGTTGTTTCAATCCACCGGCTAAGGCCCGAGTTCTATGGAAGGCCAAGCAACGACGAGCTCCTCATAGAGAGGACTGTAAAGGAAGTCATGCACGAGCTCGGCCACGTTTTTGGGCTTTCTCACTGTCCAAACGTCCGCTGTGTTATGCACTTCTCAAACTCGGTCGATGATACGGATATCAAACTCCCCTACTACTGCCCAAACTGTGAGCGGAAACTCTTGAGGAATCTGGAGGTGGTTTTGTGA
- the cyaB gene encoding class IV adenylate cyclase, whose translation MIEVELKGYASDEIFQRVRDEFEFIRKEYHEDTYYQHPCRDFSETDEALRIRIRRFNGHFEAFMTYKGPKIDEHSKTRKEIEVPLSDPDKHAEILESLGFVEVLTVSKVREKYYVEKGIIIALDEVEGLGKFIEIEAMTERNEDVPQLIDKLRAILTELGVERFERRSYLELLLEKEGANGEA comes from the coding sequence GTGATAGAGGTAGAACTGAAGGGATACGCCAGTGATGAAATCTTCCAGAGGGTACGGGACGAGTTCGAGTTCATAAGGAAGGAGTACCACGAGGATACCTACTATCAGCACCCGTGCAGGGACTTTTCGGAGACCGATGAGGCACTTAGAATCAGAATAAGGCGGTTTAACGGCCACTTTGAGGCCTTTATGACATACAAGGGTCCAAAAATTGATGAGCATTCAAAAACACGGAAGGAAATCGAAGTCCCGCTCAGCGATCCCGACAAACACGCTGAGATATTAGAAAGCCTTGGATTCGTGGAGGTTCTCACGGTTTCCAAGGTGAGGGAGAAGTACTACGTCGAGAAAGGGATAATAATAGCCCTGGACGAGGTTGAGGGGCTTGGGAAGTTTATAGAGATAGAGGCGATGACGGAGAGAAATGAAGACGTTCCACAGCTTATAGACAAGTTGAGGGCAATACTGACTGAACTCGGCGTTGAGAGGTTCGAACGCAGATCCTATCTGGAACTTCTGCTGGAAAAGGAGGGAGCAAATGGGGAAGCTTGA
- a CDS encoding energy-coupling factor ABC transporter ATP-binding protein: MNVLEVRNLRFQYPRSKKPALNGVNLSVRRGEMVGIIGPSGSGKSTLVLTFNGVIPHSIRGDFSGEVLVRNPSTGEELRTLETPVSKLSTVVGLVLQNPESQLFNMTVEDEVAFALENLGLPREEIEERVSWALRVVGLEGKREEFPPNLSGGEKQRLGIASVLGMKTTIIVMDETTSQVDPGGKKEVENVILRLRKEGVTVIIVEHDYRFLFRNADRIVVLKDGRVFLEGTPREVARRVGELLGLGIKLPHSLILSHRLGLPPLLSPEEFQPRVTHQR; this comes from the coding sequence GTGAACGTTCTGGAGGTCAGGAACCTGCGCTTCCAGTACCCGCGCTCGAAAAAGCCGGCCCTCAATGGTGTGAATCTGTCAGTTAGAAGGGGGGAGATGGTTGGGATAATCGGGCCGAGCGGAAGCGGAAAATCGACCCTTGTTCTGACGTTCAACGGGGTAATCCCCCACTCCATCAGGGGCGATTTCTCTGGGGAGGTTCTGGTCAGAAATCCCTCGACTGGAGAGGAATTGAGAACTCTGGAAACACCAGTTTCTAAGCTCTCCACAGTGGTGGGTCTCGTGCTCCAGAACCCCGAAAGCCAGCTGTTCAATATGACGGTGGAGGATGAAGTGGCCTTCGCCCTTGAAAACCTGGGCCTTCCAAGGGAAGAGATAGAAGAGAGGGTCAGCTGGGCGCTGAGGGTCGTCGGTCTGGAAGGAAAGCGGGAGGAGTTCCCGCCAAACCTCAGCGGTGGGGAGAAACAGAGGTTGGGCATAGCATCAGTTCTGGGCATGAAGACGACGATTATCGTCATGGACGAGACAACTTCTCAGGTCGATCCTGGGGGTAAGAAAGAAGTCGAGAACGTGATACTTAGGCTGAGAAAAGAGGGGGTAACGGTAATAATCGTCGAACACGATTACCGCTTCCTCTTCAGAAACGCAGACAGAATAGTTGTGCTCAAGGACGGAAGAGTGTTTTTAGAGGGCACGCCTAGGGAAGTCGCCAGAAGGGTCGGGGAACTTTTGGGGCTTGGAATTAAACTGCCGCACTCCCTTATACTCTCCCACCGTCTTGGCCTTCCGCCGCTTCTTTCTCCAGAGGAGTTTCAGCCGAGAGTAACTCACCAACGCTGA
- a CDS encoding TrkH family potassium uptake protein yields MLDFRKHINVSDDFFVVRNLTGSILEGVGVAYLVPALLVWVYPEEIKYVPYFALPGMASILFGAWLSRHSSKIEDVNLRQAMVAAAFTWLLASLVSVVPFVKIAHMPLLDSYFECMSAWTGTGLTMMSNLQSYPKMLLFWRAWMQWLGGIGIVLVALTVLIRPGVAAARLYRAEARSERILPNLVNTAKVIFEIYLVLTLVGVYLYYINGMGLFDALTHSMTGLGTGGMSTHDESIGFFHSPAINAVTIFLMIMGAVNFTVHYRVFKDRSLKPFFADIQVRYMFFFLIPAVSLIAYGLVQVGDSLAQALQDAVFHAVSAISCTGFQISDLSKYPEVGKFLLAVLMVIGGGAGSTAGGIKLIRITLMYESLKWTIESAILPKGAVIKRKVGNYVFSEEDIQEVMSFTMTYVAFLLAGVLYTMLRVHANLADALFEVASAQGNVGLSVGITSPAMPADLKFVYILLMWIGRLEIFSTLVFIISVFFLLPRGLRR; encoded by the coding sequence ATGTTAGACTTCAGGAAGCACATCAACGTCTCCGATGACTTCTTCGTCGTTAGAAACCTCACTGGATCAATACTTGAGGGTGTGGGGGTAGCTTACCTTGTTCCCGCGCTGCTGGTGTGGGTCTATCCCGAGGAGATAAAATATGTGCCATACTTCGCCCTGCCCGGAATGGCCTCAATCCTGTTCGGGGCCTGGCTCAGCAGACACTCCAGCAAGATTGAGGATGTAAACCTCAGACAGGCGATGGTTGCTGCTGCATTTACCTGGCTCCTCGCTTCACTCGTCAGCGTTGTCCCCTTTGTGAAGATCGCTCACATGCCCCTGCTGGATTCCTATTTTGAATGTATGAGCGCTTGGACAGGCACTGGTCTCACCATGATGAGCAACCTGCAGAGCTATCCCAAGATGCTGCTGTTCTGGAGGGCCTGGATGCAGTGGTTAGGTGGAATTGGTATAGTACTGGTTGCCCTCACCGTCCTTATTCGGCCAGGTGTTGCCGCGGCCAGGCTCTACAGGGCTGAGGCAAGGAGCGAGAGAATCCTTCCAAACCTGGTGAACACGGCCAAGGTCATATTTGAAATATACCTCGTCCTGACGCTTGTTGGTGTCTACCTGTACTACATCAACGGGATGGGCCTCTTTGATGCGCTCACACACTCCATGACAGGTCTTGGCACAGGTGGTATGAGCACCCACGACGAGAGCATAGGGTTCTTCCACAGTCCGGCTATAAACGCCGTGACGATCTTCCTCATGATAATGGGTGCCGTTAATTTCACAGTCCACTACAGGGTCTTCAAGGACAGGTCTCTCAAACCGTTCTTCGCGGACATTCAGGTCAGGTACATGTTCTTCTTCCTAATCCCTGCGGTTTCCCTCATCGCCTATGGACTAGTCCAGGTTGGGGATTCCCTCGCCCAGGCGCTCCAGGACGCTGTTTTCCATGCGGTTTCAGCTATAAGCTGTACTGGATTCCAGATATCCGACCTCTCCAAGTATCCGGAGGTTGGAAAGTTTCTCCTGGCGGTGCTGATGGTTATCGGCGGCGGTGCCGGAAGCACTGCGGGCGGAATAAAGCTGATAAGGATAACCCTGATGTACGAGAGCCTCAAGTGGACGATCGAAAGCGCCATACTCCCGAAGGGCGCCGTTATCAAGAGAAAGGTCGGAAACTACGTCTTCAGTGAGGAGGATATACAGGAGGTAATGAGCTTTACGATGACGTACGTCGCGTTCTTGCTTGCGGGAGTCCTCTACACAATGCTTAGAGTCCACGCCAACCTCGCGGATGCTCTCTTTGAGGTGGCCTCCGCCCAGGGCAACGTCGGTCTCAGCGTTGGTATAACATCCCCGGCGATGCCAGCTGACCTTAAGTTCGTCTACATACTCCTCATGTGGATAGGCAGGCTTGAGATATTCTCGACGCTCGTGTTCATAATAAGCGTGTTCTTCCTTCTCCCTAGGGGGCTGAGAAGGTGA
- the map gene encoding type II methionyl aminopeptidase, with protein MDEREALIKAGEIARQVKKEVVDLIKPGAKLYDIAEFVERRIVELGGKPAFPCNLSINEIAAHYTPYKGDGTVLKEGDYLKLDIGVHVDGYIADTAVTFRVGMEEDELMEAAREALENAIATVRAGVMIRDVARAIEETIRGKGFNPIVNLSGHKVERYKLHAGVSVPNVYREADTYVLQEGDVFAIEPFATTGAGQVIEVPPALIFMYLRDRPVRMLQARRLLMHIKKNYKTLPFAYRWLQDFLPEGQLKLALAQLEKAGAIYAYPILREVRGGMVAQFEHTVIVEKEGAYITT; from the coding sequence GTGGACGAGAGAGAAGCACTCATAAAGGCAGGAGAGATCGCAAGACAGGTCAAGAAAGAGGTAGTCGATCTGATAAAACCCGGTGCAAAGCTCTACGACATAGCGGAGTTCGTGGAGAGAAGGATAGTTGAGCTGGGCGGTAAACCTGCTTTCCCGTGCAACCTCTCAATAAACGAGATTGCCGCACACTATACCCCCTACAAAGGAGACGGGACGGTTCTAAAGGAAGGGGACTACCTGAAGCTCGACATTGGCGTTCACGTTGATGGGTACATCGCGGACACTGCCGTCACTTTTAGGGTGGGAATGGAAGAGGATGAGCTTATGGAAGCGGCAAGGGAAGCACTTGAAAACGCGATAGCAACGGTTAGAGCAGGGGTAATGATAAGGGACGTCGCCAGAGCCATTGAGGAGACCATCCGGGGGAAGGGCTTTAACCCAATAGTGAACCTGAGCGGCCACAAGGTTGAGCGCTACAAGCTCCACGCGGGCGTCAGCGTGCCCAATGTCTACAGGGAGGCCGACACCTACGTCCTCCAGGAGGGCGACGTCTTCGCAATAGAGCCCTTCGCGACAACTGGAGCCGGGCAGGTCATCGAGGTTCCGCCCGCGCTCATCTTCATGTACCTCCGCGATAGACCCGTGAGGATGCTCCAGGCTAGGAGGCTTTTGATGCACATAAAGAAGAACTACAAGACCTTACCCTTCGCCTACCGCTGGCTCCAGGACTTTTTACCTGAGGGACAGCTCAAACTCGCCCTGGCCCAGCTTGAGAAGGCCGGCGCCATCTATGCCTACCCGATCCTCAGGGAAGTCCGGGGTGGGATGGTTGCCCAGTTCGAGCACACCGTCATAGTAGAAAAGGAGGGTGCTTACATAACTACATAA
- a CDS encoding putative toxin-antitoxin system toxin component, PIN family, which yields MGENRKKTKETRLRVVIDTSVLFSGAISTRGYAFEVLELLATGKITNYISSKTLKEYEEKLYSKKALRYISLEEAKGYIQSMKALSKRVQIKRSFQKSKTILEKVRDPKDIPFLDVVYNAKADVLITYDRKHLLRIRNKEKKFKLGRHEFYILTPKEFIEFYKK from the coding sequence ATGGGAGAAAATCGAAAGAAAACTAAAGAAACTCGGCTTAGAGTAGTTATTGATACTTCAGTATTATTCTCTGGTGCAATCTCCACTCGAGGTTATGCTTTTGAGGTTCTCGAACTCTTAGCTACGGGGAAAATAACAAACTACATTTCCTCAAAAACTCTCAAGGAATATGAAGAGAAGCTTTATTCAAAAAAGGCGCTGAGGTATATTTCCCTTGAGGAAGCTAAGGGGTATATTCAATCAATGAAGGCATTATCAAAAAGGGTTCAAATTAAGCGTTCATTCCAGAAGTCTAAAACTATTCTTGAGAAAGTCCGTGATCCGAAGGATATTCCGTTTCTGGACGTTGTGTATAACGCTAAGGCCGACGTGCTGATAACCTATGACCGTAAGCATTTGTTGAGAATCAGGAACAAAGAGAAGAAGTTTAAGCTCGGAAGACATGAGTTCTATATCCTCACGCCGAAAGAGTTCATAGAATTCTACAAAAAGTAA
- a CDS encoding CBS domain-containing protein has translation MVGIQVQEVMTDNFQKIDINAPLSEAIGIFEKEDPDLILVFDGNLYKGVLTQDLIIRSHLKWDPTKAKVRDVYKPAPVIKPDEDLSKAAKLMIEVDLRSLPVGESKAEIIGVVNDMAVLERVAQEKFGKGKVEEYMTKDVITLKPSDTVAKALAVMRDHAISRIPIVNDEGKLEGLVTLHDLIIRFIKPRFRAQAGEVAGEKIPPFSMPLRDVMIRGVITILPDATVREAVATMKDNDIDGLVVVNEDNKVVGILTVKDLLLPISKMTEKEARFYLQLGGDASILSDFTRERIIQDIKRFVDGYEDLLGQEGIIYLYIRRFPEKLRGVHLYQARMRVVTDRGTFVATGETWGAIQAVHDALRAIERQLLQKAELEKDVRYAKRFIEKLGLA, from the coding sequence ATGGTCGGAATCCAGGTGCAAGAGGTAATGACCGACAACTTCCAGAAGATCGACATCAATGCCCCGCTTTCTGAGGCCATAGGAATCTTCGAGAAGGAAGACCCCGATCTCATTCTCGTGTTCGATGGGAACCTGTACAAGGGTGTATTGACCCAGGACTTGATCATACGCTCCCACCTCAAGTGGGATCCAACCAAGGCCAAGGTTAGGGACGTTTACAAGCCCGCTCCCGTTATCAAGCCCGATGAGGATCTGAGCAAGGCCGCCAAACTCATGATTGAGGTTGATCTCCGCTCGCTCCCAGTTGGGGAGAGCAAGGCCGAGATAATCGGCGTTGTAAACGATATGGCCGTCCTTGAGAGAGTTGCCCAGGAGAAGTTCGGCAAAGGTAAAGTTGAGGAGTACATGACCAAGGACGTCATAACACTCAAGCCGAGCGACACCGTCGCCAAAGCCCTGGCTGTAATGCGCGACCACGCGATTTCAAGGATACCCATAGTCAACGACGAGGGCAAGCTTGAGGGACTGGTTACCCTCCACGACCTCATAATCAGGTTCATCAAGCCGCGCTTCAGGGCCCAGGCTGGAGAGGTTGCGGGCGAGAAGATACCGCCCTTCAGCATGCCCCTCAGGGACGTCATGATAAGGGGAGTCATAACCATACTGCCCGACGCAACCGTAAGGGAAGCCGTCGCAACCATGAAGGACAACGACATCGACGGCCTTGTCGTTGTCAACGAGGACAACAAGGTAGTCGGAATCCTCACGGTCAAGGACCTCCTCCTGCCGATATCAAAAATGACCGAGAAGGAGGCAAGGTTCTACCTCCAGCTCGGCGGTGATGCTTCAATACTCAGCGACTTCACGAGGGAGCGCATAATACAGGACATAAAACGCTTCGTTGATGGATACGAGGATCTCCTTGGACAGGAGGGCATCATCTACCTCTACATCCGCCGCTTCCCTGAGAAGCTCAGGGGAGTTCACCTCTACCAGGCCAGGATGAGGGTCGTCACCGACAGGGGAACCTTTGTGGCCACGGGCGAGACCTGGGGTGCCATCCAGGCAGTTCACGACGCCCTCAGGGCCATTGAGAGACAGCTCCTCCAGAAGGCCGAGCTTGAAAAAGATGTAAGGTACGCGAAACGCTTCATCGAGAAGCTTGGCCTTGCCTGA
- a CDS encoding DUF835 domain-containing protein, giving the protein MNALYDLIIPILNFISRWALFIASTYQAKKTREKGWVLLSAAFLIDALDMESYVLDPLGITFKENAYLVASVVSTFAVAILFLWGALHIKYGKTDFKDVAYVAIFVVVSYIWIFLVASDIKLFENLTVAYSLPYLIFGLSMIYFGYVLLEATMPKSIERLFPYGLILLGALNLTYPVTRFIDWFAPIGFLLGALFRFMAAVGAVKYVFYPMRAVSVSGASEPIKGSFMFKGKEEVVQAIGDVWSRPGTVIITRENIMDVMSKIHPGSLVFWVTRAKEGVISETPQVYAVSPTSIDILTDLVANALRKGYRTVYIDSVEYLIIENGFERTMKFLLNLKDMTLNANGLMILVINEETLDEKQKGMIEREFETFRQGQASR; this is encoded by the coding sequence ATGAACGCTCTTTATGACCTTATTATCCCAATCCTCAATTTTATCTCGCGATGGGCGCTGTTTATAGCCTCCACATACCAGGCCAAAAAGACCCGGGAGAAAGGCTGGGTACTGCTGTCGGCTGCCTTTTTGATAGATGCTTTGGACATGGAGAGCTATGTGCTCGACCCACTTGGGATAACTTTCAAGGAGAATGCTTATCTAGTTGCATCAGTTGTTTCAACCTTTGCCGTGGCGATACTGTTCTTGTGGGGAGCGCTTCATATAAAGTATGGGAAGACCGACTTCAAAGATGTTGCGTACGTGGCAATCTTTGTCGTAGTATCTTACATATGGATATTCCTAGTTGCGTCTGACATTAAGCTCTTTGAGAATCTCACAGTGGCATATTCCCTTCCCTATCTGATCTTTGGGTTGTCCATGATATACTTTGGATACGTTCTTTTAGAGGCAACAATGCCAAAGTCAATCGAGAGGCTCTTCCCCTACGGCCTAATCCTTCTGGGAGCCCTCAACCTCACGTATCCTGTGACCCGGTTTATTGACTGGTTTGCACCCATAGGTTTCCTCCTGGGGGCGCTGTTCAGGTTTATGGCTGCGGTCGGTGCGGTTAAGTACGTCTTTTATCCTATGAGGGCAGTTTCAGTCTCTGGTGCGAGCGAACCAATCAAGGGCTCCTTTATGTTCAAGGGCAAGGAAGAGGTAGTTCAGGCCATTGGGGATGTGTGGTCAAGGCCGGGTACCGTTATTATCACCAGGGAAAACATCATGGACGTTATGAGTAAGATTCACCCTGGATCGCTGGTGTTCTGGGTGACCCGGGCAAAAGAGGGCGTCATCTCCGAGACTCCCCAGGTTTATGCCGTGAGTCCAACCAGCATAGACATACTGACGGACCTCGTGGCAAATGCCCTTCGAAAAGGATACAGAACAGTTTACATTGACTCGGTTGAGTATCTCATCATTGAGAACGGCTTTGAGCGGACCATGAAGTTTCTCCTAAACCTTAAGGATATGACGCTAAACGCCAATGGCCTTATGATACTCGTGATCAACGAAGAAACGCTAGATGAAAAACAGAAAGGAATGATAGAAAGGGAGTTCGAGACCTTCAGGCAAGGCCAAGCTTCTCGATGA
- the glmU gene encoding bifunctional sugar-1-phosphate nucleotidylyltransferase/acetyltransferase: MKGVILAAGKGERLRPLTDDRPKVVLKVANRPIIEYVLENLDPFVDEFVIIVRYQKEKLIEVLGDEFNGKPITYVEQLPGDGTAKAIESAREHVGDEEFIVANGDIYFEEEGVRELVAVFRREKADAALLVKHFEDLSHFGKIEVEGSLVKRVTEKPGKVPGYANLGVYIFKPEVFGFIERTPLSERGEYEITDTINLMIEAGKKVAYAAYSGYWNDIGRPWNLLELNEYLLKTKLKHEVRGTVEEGAVLIPPVEIGEGTVIRSGAYIIGPVKIGKNSRIGPNCFIRPYTSIGDNCHVGNAVEVKNSIIMDNSNAPHLNYVGDSIIGENCNLGAGTITANLRHDRGNIKVEIKGKLEDSGRHKLGAIIGHNVKTGINVTIYPGRKIGSGSLIGPGVIVDKNVPPRTLVVVKQEKVVKEL; this comes from the coding sequence ATGAAGGGTGTAATACTCGCCGCTGGTAAAGGGGAAAGACTGAGGCCGCTGACTGATGACAGGCCAAAGGTCGTTCTAAAAGTGGCAAACAGGCCGATAATAGAGTACGTGCTTGAGAATCTCGACCCGTTTGTGGATGAGTTCGTGATAATAGTCAGGTATCAGAAGGAGAAGCTGATCGAGGTTCTCGGCGATGAGTTCAACGGCAAGCCAATAACGTACGTTGAACAGCTTCCTGGGGATGGGACCGCAAAGGCTATAGAGAGCGCGAGGGAGCACGTTGGAGATGAGGAGTTCATAGTGGCCAACGGGGACATATACTTCGAGGAAGAGGGTGTTAGGGAGCTTGTTGCTGTTTTTAGGAGAGAAAAGGCCGATGCGGCTCTTCTCGTTAAGCATTTTGAAGACCTAAGCCACTTTGGAAAGATCGAGGTTGAGGGAAGTCTCGTCAAGAGGGTTACCGAAAAGCCCGGAAAAGTCCCCGGTTATGCAAACCTCGGAGTGTATATCTTTAAGCCGGAAGTTTTCGGGTTCATTGAACGCACTCCCCTGAGCGAGAGGGGTGAGTACGAGATTACGGATACCATAAACCTAATGATTGAAGCCGGAAAGAAGGTTGCCTACGCCGCTTATTCCGGCTACTGGAACGACATTGGAAGACCCTGGAACCTCCTTGAGCTGAACGAGTACCTCCTAAAGACCAAGCTGAAGCACGAAGTCAGGGGCACCGTTGAAGAGGGCGCGGTCCTCATACCGCCCGTTGAGATAGGTGAGGGTACAGTCATAAGGAGCGGTGCCTATATAATTGGGCCTGTGAAGATTGGGAAGAACTCACGCATCGGGCCGAACTGCTTCATAAGGCCCTACACTAGCATTGGCGACAACTGCCACGTGGGAAACGCCGTCGAGGTGAAGAATTCCATAATAATGGACAACTCCAACGCGCCGCACCTGAACTACGTTGGGGACTCAATTATAGGGGAAAACTGCAACCTCGGAGCGGGAACCATAACCGCCAACCTGAGACACGACAGGGGCAACATCAAGGTGGAAATAAAGGGAAAGCTTGAAGACAGTGGCAGGCACAAGCTCGGAGCAATCATCGGCCACAACGTCAAGACGGGCATAAACGTTACAATCTACCCGGGCAGGAAGATAGGGAGCGGCTCCCTTATTGGGCCGGGAGTTATAGTTGATAAGAACGTACCTCCGAGGACTCTCGTAGTTGTAAAACAGGAAAAGGTGGTGAAGGAGTTATGA
- a CDS encoding undecaprenyl-diphosphate phosphatase, which produces MFQGIADALLSGILAALTSWLPMSPEGSFGRLIDGVISYTAFLVPAYAGIMFSVLYRYRERLSKEPLMALRGAETSELQYFVLGFLLTLLLGLPLAKPLTAHNAAFDVFNLILAFLITFFGLTWPGLTVLKGAEDRIPSKPSFLDAVLAGVFQSFSSTGGASRTGLVTLALVLPGHKAENVLEWGFLIAPAYHLIRLLYLGAYEGDTLLGFITAVTAFFVSLGIMEVLVRTAQHLGTRRFLTLFGLIGVLLNLGVLI; this is translated from the coding sequence ATGTTTCAGGGTATAGCGGACGCACTGCTTTCGGGAATCCTGGCAGCACTTACGTCGTGGCTTCCCATGTCCCCAGAGGGAAGCTTTGGTCGCCTTATAGACGGTGTGATTAGTTATACTGCCTTTCTTGTGCCCGCTTATGCTGGCATTATGTTCTCTGTGCTCTACCGCTATAGGGAAAGGCTATCCAAGGAGCCATTGATGGCCCTTCGGGGCGCTGAGACATCGGAGCTCCAGTACTTTGTACTCGGGTTTCTCTTAACCCTCCTGCTTGGCCTTCCCTTGGCGAAGCCGTTAACGGCTCATAATGCTGCCTTCGATGTCTTCAATTTGATCTTGGCGTTCTTAATAACATTCTTCGGCTTGACATGGCCAGGACTTACCGTTCTTAAAGGTGCGGAGGACAGGATACCCTCCAAACCGAGTTTTCTTGATGCAGTGCTTGCTGGAGTGTTCCAGAGTTTCTCCTCCACAGGTGGAGCCTCAAGGACAGGACTCGTGACACTGGCTCTCGTCCTTCCTGGACACAAAGCGGAGAACGTGCTTGAATGGGGGTTTTTGATTGCTCCTGCTTACCACCTAATAAGGCTGCTTTACCTTGGTGCCTACGAGGGAGACACTCTCTTGGGCTTTATCACTGCTGTTACGGCGTTTTTTGTTAGCCTTGGGATTATGGAAGTTTTGGTAAGGACAGCACAACATCTTGGAACGAGGAGGTTTTTAACGCTCTTTGGACTAATAGGGGTGTTGTTAAATCTGGGGGTGCTGATATGA
- a CDS encoding NOG1 family protein, producing the protein MKNPFEKMPTVLTADELIDKAFRRAEKAASAFTPQGGKVAKARQREELRVRTVSNVVRDNLRKILDRTPGVSTLPKFYRELVDTLVDRDQFHRSLARVNWAIKTIRNLEQRYVEKIRYERDPIEIAKLRRQFYGRVADILKDIGDDLEYLNRARDVLKELPVVDLELPTVVIAGHPNVGKSTLLRALTNAKPEVASYPFTTKGINVGQFEEHYLKYQVIDTPGLLDRPLSERNEVEKQAILALKHLGDVIVYIFDPSEYCGFPIEEQMHLFEEIYSEFGEFPFIVVLNKADIADEEKMKTIEEFVKSKGLEPLRISALTGEGLDELKKRVIEIVKPKAEEFARKIMEKELRKFREEAF; encoded by the coding sequence ATGAAGAACCCGTTTGAGAAGATGCCAACAGTCCTTACCGCTGATGAACTCATCGACAAGGCCTTCAGGAGGGCCGAGAAGGCCGCTTCTGCATTCACCCCTCAGGGAGGGAAAGTTGCCAAAGCCCGTCAGAGGGAGGAGCTGAGAGTCAGAACCGTCTCCAACGTGGTAAGGGACAACCTCAGGAAGATACTCGACAGAACACCTGGAGTATCCACCCTGCCGAAGTTCTACCGGGAGCTCGTTGATACCCTTGTCGACCGCGACCAGTTCCACCGCTCGCTGGCGAGGGTCAACTGGGCCATAAAGACGATAAGAAACCTAGAGCAGAGGTACGTGGAGAAGATACGCTACGAGAGAGACCCAATCGAGATAGCCAAGCTCAGGAGGCAGTTCTACGGCAGAGTGGCGGACATACTTAAGGACATTGGCGACGACCTTGAGTACCTCAACAGGGCAAGGGACGTTCTGAAGGAGCTTCCCGTGGTTGACCTTGAGCTTCCAACTGTGGTTATAGCCGGCCATCCCAACGTCGGCAAGAGCACCCTTTTGAGGGCGCTGACAAATGCGAAGCCAGAGGTGGCAAGCTATCCGTTCACCACCAAGGGAATAAACGTCGGCCAGTTCGAGGAGCACTACCTCAAGTACCAGGTAATAGATACGCCGGGACTACTTGACAGACCTCTAAGCGAAAGGAACGAGGTTGAAAAGCAGGCAATCCTCGCTTTGAAACATCTCGGAGACGTTATCGTCTACATCTTCGACCCGAGTGAGTACTGTGGCTTCCCGATAGAGGAGCAGATGCATCTGTTCGAGGAGATATACTCAGAGTTCGGAGAGTTCCCGTTCATCGTCGTCCTCAACAAGGCCGACATAGCCGACGAGGAGAAGATGAAAACGATCGAGGAGTTTGTTAAATCCAAGGGACTTGAACCCCTCAGGATATCCGCCCTTACAGGCGAAGGTCTCGACGAGCTCAAGAAGAGGGTCATCGAGATAGTGAAGCCCAAGGCTGAAGAGTTCGCCAGAAAGATCATGGAAAAGGAGCTGAGAAAGTTCAGAGAGGAAGCGTTTTAG